In bacterium, a single window of DNA contains:
- a CDS encoding glycosyltransferase yields the protein MIDYPKLAEQEADTRRPGNREQRIAYVVTRFPKLSETFVAREVLALQQHGAVVECFSIHRPLPEPLPADMQELAAATTHLWPPQPLALLAAIAGFLTRTPARFLQTLALFWRQAPATFAGRKRFLLHFFEGVYLAHLCRQRGVRYLHAHFANGPSSVAMAASALSGIPFGFTSHAQDIYSDPLMLDLKIAAAALPLTISEYNRKHMLANYEVAYPAKLRVQRVAVDVTQFTPATVAMPSLRPPLVVAIGRLVAKKGFIHLVRACSRLAQSGVNFRCWIVGEGPERAALQAEIAALGLQSRIRLLGAQPNVRKFLARAEVFVMPCVQDADGDRDGIPTTLMEAMAMRVPVISTEISGIPELVQHEATGLLAPPEDPEALARAMARLLADEALRARLAAAGRRWIEQYHNLESNSRRLWQWIQHRMLQAEAAEDRRGPHHPAGAAATPTRPDRRRAPLFADQFQIMFA from the coding sequence ATGATTGACTATCCCAAACTCGCCGAGCAGGAAGCCGATACCCGCCGCCCGGGAAACCGCGAGCAGCGCATTGCTTACGTGGTGACACGGTTTCCCAAGTTGTCGGAAACCTTTGTAGCGCGCGAAGTGCTGGCCTTGCAGCAGCACGGCGCAGTTGTCGAGTGCTTTTCGATTCACCGGCCGTTGCCGGAGCCGCTTCCCGCTGACATGCAGGAACTGGCCGCGGCCACGACTCATCTCTGGCCGCCGCAGCCGCTGGCTTTGCTGGCGGCGATCGCCGGTTTCCTCACCCGCACACCCGCCCGTTTCCTGCAAACGCTGGCGCTGTTTTGGCGGCAGGCGCCGGCCACGTTTGCCGGACGCAAGCGTTTCCTGCTGCACTTTTTTGAGGGCGTCTATCTGGCGCATTTGTGCCGGCAGCGCGGCGTGCGCTACCTGCATGCGCATTTCGCCAACGGGCCTTCCAGCGTGGCCATGGCCGCCAGCGCACTCAGCGGCATTCCCTTCGGCTTCACCAGCCATGCGCAGGACATCTATTCCGATCCGCTCATGCTGGATCTGAAAATCGCGGCAGCGGCCCTGCCCCTCACCATTTCGGAATACAATCGCAAGCACATGCTCGCGAACTACGAAGTGGCATATCCCGCCAAGCTGCGCGTACAGCGCGTGGCCGTGGACGTGACGCAATTCACTCCGGCGACGGTTGCCATGCCCAGCCTGCGGCCGCCGCTGGTGGTGGCGATCGGCCGGTTGGTCGCGAAAAAGGGATTCATTCATCTGGTGCGGGCCTGCAGCCGGCTGGCGCAGTCGGGCGTCAATTTCCGCTGTTGGATCGTCGGCGAGGGGCCGGAACGCGCGGCGTTGCAGGCGGAAATTGCAGCACTGGGGCTGCAGTCGCGCATTCGCCTGCTGGGCGCGCAACCCAACGTGCGCAAGTTTCTCGCACGCGCGGAAGTCTTCGTGATGCCCTGCGTGCAGGATGCCGATGGCGATCGCGACGGCATTCCCACCACGCTGATGGAAGCGATGGCGATGCGCGTGCCGGTCATCTCCACCGAGATCTCCGGCATTCCGGAATTGGTGCAGCACGAGGCCACCGGTTTGCTCGCGCCGCCGGAGGATCCGGAAGCGCTGGCGCGCGCCATGGCGCGGTTGCTGGCGGACGAGGCCTTGCGCGCGCGGCTTGCTGCCGCCGGCCGGCGCTGGATCGAGCAATACCACAATCTGGAAAGCAACAGCCGGCGTTTGTGGCAGTGGATCCAACACCGCATGCTGCAAGCCGAAGCGGCAGAAGACCGCCGCGGGCCGCATCATCCTGCCGGCGCCGCAGCAACGCCCACGCGGCCTGACCGGCGGCGCGCGCCACTGTTTGCCGATCAATTCCAAATCATGTTTGCCTGA
- a CDS encoding AAA family ATPase yields MIESPAKPVIFLAFAQDRTEGGAYLRNLPLELDGIRKALQKARQAELCEVVERSNTTVENILDVFQEYQDRIAVFHYGGHAGSYELLLESLTGEHATAHSEGLVSFLARQKGLQLIFLNGCCSQQQALDLIAAGLPAVVGTSQKIDDGVATKLSVRFYQGMAAGLGIDRAWVEAVDQIKIEKGAGNTRALHWQGQAETSDRFPWEIYYRNGAEQIKEWSLPEAVGNPLFGLPEIPKTHDLPESPFLFLRRYERPHAEIFFGRSYYVRALCNRVNDPHADPIILLYGQSGVGKSSLLEAGLYPRLETDYTVVYARRHAQKGLIHTLGAALQRELAKIPQDELTRIPQLAGLALPPEKSEAQPAGAADAHPGQIIDKIIRELEAAAATSPEPVKQEIEAFIARLLVFKTDTQAQHTLTTPLSEEAGQDTAVLIDEDILTFLEKWLVIEAHTNKPLLVILDQVEEHFTRPNSELPYELDDFMLALRIIFSSPALRPTGKMILSYRKEYHAEIEARFRTFLLPRSTVFLETLTRKDILDIFQGVTQTPALKKRYHLTVDEELPVMIADHLLEDKDSSVAPVLQIVLTKLWNVASNENAEAPHFAVAQYQQLKKDGIGMREFFEQQMKELRHWQQEIVDSGLALDFLYFHTSSHGAADSSTLETLRRTYEHRQQIIEALVAKCKDLYLLTEAQQGQEATSLTHDTLASEVIKQYNTSDKPGQRAARILSNKIREIRVPDDEVWLDEMDLRIVEQGLAGMRNLSDNEKKLLEISRRRREELERERRRNRQIRRVLVAAIVLFAGFAVWQWRESVKQKNRAELQATVAQSNLLAKEADERFPSDRAQALRLAAAAYELHPTTSAEKALLKIFYQTRFEQRQFYASRLLHGSEVTTAVFSPDGSQILTTCRDDTARLWSAAGELRAKFPHEYEVNAAIFSPEGNEILTASDDATARLWLVNGDSVRTYQHANNVNTIRFSRDGTRILTACDDDSVRLWSKSGGLITAFRHQGAVLSAVFSNDENWILSTSSDNTARRWSINDGTAITFQHRGPVYTAVNSPDDKFVLTVSDDDTARLWSASGNLQKRFQHDGSVRSALFLANDDAILTASDDGTARIWSINGDLRKTFEHRGPVFSAMSSPDGSRILTASRDSTARFWSKDGELIATLQHDGAVNAAVFSADESHILTASRDRTARLWPAAKTDLITLQHDGEVNTTIFSPTGEHILTASGDFNARLWSAEGELQATLPHEAEVQTAIFSPEGDLILTASRDKTARLWSLQGGMLARFQHEGTVYSAVFSPKGDQFLTASLDDTARLWSRERGLLATIPHAGPVYSVAFSPDGRRVLTASDDSTARLWSLEGKMIGSFRHEGEVWAAVFSPDGRRILTASEDSTAQLWSLEGKRLATFRHDAERVWKVAFSPDGNQVLTASWDNTARLWSTDGKLIVTYPHEGGLYSARFSLDGRHILTASDDVTARLWSITGDTLMTFQHEGPVYSAVFSNDGRQIITASADGTARLWQTPAGIAAWLKTAEVHRLREFE; encoded by the coding sequence ATGATCGAATCCCCCGCGAAGCCGGTGATCTTTCTCGCCTTTGCCCAAGACCGCACCGAAGGCGGCGCCTATTTGCGCAACCTGCCCCTCGAGCTGGACGGCATTCGCAAAGCGCTGCAAAAAGCCCGGCAGGCGGAGTTGTGCGAAGTCGTTGAGCGCTCCAACACCACGGTCGAAAACATTCTCGATGTGTTCCAAGAATATCAGGATCGCATCGCCGTTTTTCATTACGGCGGCCACGCCGGCAGCTACGAACTGCTACTGGAGTCGCTGACCGGTGAGCACGCGACGGCGCATAGTGAAGGCCTGGTTTCGTTTCTTGCCAGGCAAAAAGGCCTGCAACTCATTTTCTTGAACGGCTGCTGCTCGCAGCAGCAAGCGCTGGATTTGATCGCAGCGGGATTGCCGGCCGTGGTCGGCACGTCACAGAAAATCGATGACGGCGTTGCCACCAAATTGTCGGTGCGTTTCTATCAAGGCATGGCCGCCGGACTTGGAATTGATCGCGCCTGGGTCGAGGCAGTCGATCAAATCAAGATCGAGAAAGGCGCCGGCAACACTCGTGCGCTGCACTGGCAGGGCCAGGCGGAAACTTCCGATCGCTTCCCGTGGGAGATCTACTATCGCAACGGCGCGGAGCAAATCAAGGAGTGGAGCCTGCCGGAAGCCGTGGGCAATCCTCTCTTTGGCCTGCCGGAGATACCCAAAACCCATGATCTGCCGGAATCACCGTTTCTGTTTCTGCGGCGCTACGAACGGCCGCACGCGGAAATCTTCTTTGGCCGTTCCTATTATGTGCGAGCGCTGTGCAACCGCGTCAACGATCCGCATGCCGATCCCATCATTCTGCTCTATGGGCAATCGGGCGTGGGCAAATCTTCATTGCTGGAGGCCGGTCTCTATCCGCGCTTGGAAACGGATTACACCGTGGTCTATGCGCGGCGCCACGCGCAGAAGGGATTGATTCACACCCTGGGCGCAGCGTTGCAGCGCGAGCTGGCCAAGATTCCCCAAGACGAACTTACGCGGATACCCCAGTTGGCTGGATTGGCGTTGCCGCCGGAGAAGAGCGAGGCGCAACCCGCTGGGGCCGCGGACGCACACCCCGGTCAAATCATTGATAAAATCATTCGCGAGCTTGAAGCGGCAGCCGCCACCTCACCGGAGCCGGTGAAACAGGAAATCGAAGCGTTTATTGCGCGTTTACTGGTTTTCAAAACCGACACGCAGGCGCAGCACACGTTGACGACACCGCTATCCGAAGAAGCCGGGCAGGATACCGCGGTGCTGATTGATGAGGATATTCTGACCTTCCTGGAAAAATGGCTGGTGATCGAGGCGCACACCAACAAGCCGCTGCTGGTGATTCTCGATCAAGTGGAAGAACATTTCACCCGGCCCAATTCGGAACTTCCCTACGAATTGGACGATTTCATGCTGGCGCTGCGCATCATCTTCAGCTCGCCGGCGTTGCGTCCCACAGGCAAGATGATTTTGAGTTATCGCAAAGAGTATCATGCCGAAATCGAAGCGCGTTTTCGCACGTTTCTGCTGCCGCGCTCCACTGTGTTTTTGGAAACGCTCACGCGCAAGGATATTCTCGATATTTTTCAGGGGGTCACGCAAACGCCGGCCTTGAAAAAGCGCTACCATCTCACCGTCGATGAGGAGTTGCCGGTGATGATCGCCGATCATCTTTTGGAAGATAAAGATTCCTCGGTGGCGCCCGTGCTGCAAATTGTGCTGACCAAGCTGTGGAACGTCGCCAGTAATGAAAATGCGGAAGCGCCCCATTTTGCCGTGGCGCAGTACCAGCAGCTCAAGAAGGACGGCATTGGGATGAGGGAGTTTTTTGAGCAGCAGATGAAGGAGTTGCGCCATTGGCAGCAGGAGATCGTCGATTCCGGCTTGGCGTTGGACTTTCTCTATTTTCACACGTCCAGCCACGGCGCCGCCGACAGCAGCACGCTGGAAACCTTGCGCCGAACCTATGAACATCGCCAGCAAATCATCGAAGCTTTGGTCGCCAAATGCAAGGATCTTTATCTGTTGACCGAAGCCCAGCAGGGCCAGGAGGCCACCAGTTTGACGCATGACACGCTGGCCTCCGAAGTCATCAAGCAATACAACACTTCCGACAAACCCGGGCAGCGCGCCGCGCGCATCTTGAGCAACAAGATTCGAGAAATCCGTGTCCCGGACGACGAGGTCTGGCTGGATGAGATGGATCTGCGCATCGTCGAGCAGGGATTGGCGGGTATGCGGAACTTATCGGATAACGAGAAAAAGCTGCTCGAAATCAGCCGCCGCCGCCGCGAAGAACTTGAACGTGAGCGCCGGCGCAATCGCCAGATTCGCAGAGTTTTGGTGGCGGCGATTGTTCTATTCGCGGGATTTGCGGTGTGGCAGTGGCGCGAGAGCGTGAAGCAAAAAAATCGCGCCGAGTTGCAAGCCACAGTGGCGCAAAGCAATCTGCTCGCCAAAGAAGCGGACGAGAGGTTCCCAAGCGACCGCGCGCAAGCACTGCGTCTCGCCGCAGCCGCGTATGAGTTGCATCCCACCACTTCCGCAGAAAAGGCTTTGTTGAAGATATTTTATCAAACTCGCTTCGAGCAGCGGCAATTTTATGCGAGTCGCCTGTTGCACGGCAGCGAAGTGACCACAGCGGTTTTCTCACCGGACGGCAGCCAAATTCTGACGACTTGCCGTGATGATACCGCCCGGCTATGGTCGGCCGCCGGCGAGTTGCGAGCAAAATTTCCGCACGAGTATGAGGTCAACGCCGCCATCTTTTCACCGGAGGGCAATGAAATTCTTACGGCTTCAGACGACGCCACGGCGCGTTTATGGTTGGTGAATGGAGACAGCGTGAGAACTTACCAGCACGCTAACAATGTGAACACCATCCGTTTTTCACGTGATGGCACGCGCATACTCACCGCTTGTGATGATGATTCGGTTCGGCTTTGGTCAAAGTCCGGTGGTTTGATTACAGCCTTTCGGCACCAGGGCGCGGTGCTGTCGGCGGTTTTCTCCAACGATGAAAATTGGATTCTGTCAACGTCGAGCGACAACACCGCCCGACGTTGGTCGATCAACGATGGCACCGCGATCACGTTTCAGCATCGCGGCCCGGTTTATACGGCGGTAAATTCTCCCGACGACAAATTTGTTCTCACGGTCTCGGATGACGATACCGCGCGTCTGTGGTCGGCAAGCGGCAATCTGCAAAAAAGATTTCAACACGATGGCTCGGTTAGATCTGCATTGTTTCTAGCAAATGATGATGCGATCCTCACCGCCTCCGACGATGGCACTGCGAGAATCTGGTCGATAAATGGAGATTTGCGGAAGACATTCGAGCATCGCGGCCCGGTATTTTCCGCGATGAGTTCGCCAGACGGCAGCCGCATTCTCACGGCCTCACGCGACAGTACTGCCAGATTCTGGTCGAAAGATGGTGAGTTGATCGCCACGTTGCAACACGATGGCGCCGTCAATGCAGCCGTTTTTTCTGCAGATGAAAGCCACATTCTCACCGCGTCTCGAGATCGCACCGCGCGTCTGTGGCCGGCCGCAAAGACTGATTTGATCACGTTGCAACACGATGGTGAAGTCAATACCACGATTTTTTCACCGACCGGCGAACACATTCTGACGGCCTCAGGAGATTTCAATGCTCGGCTGTGGTCTGCAGAAGGAGAATTGCAGGCGACGTTGCCGCATGAGGCGGAAGTGCAGACGGCCATTTTCTCACCGGAGGGCGATTTAATTCTCACGGCTTCACGCGACAAAACCGCGCGCTTGTGGTCATTGCAGGGTGGCATGCTGGCGAGATTTCAACATGAAGGCACAGTCTATTCCGCCGTCTTTTCACCCAAGGGCGATCAATTTCTTACGGCTTCGTTGGATGACACAGCGAGGTTGTGGTCGAGAGAGCGAGGCTTGTTGGCGACCATTCCACATGCCGGTCCGGTTTATTCCGTTGCTTTTTCTCCCGATGGCCGCCGGGTCCTCACCGCTTCGGACGATTCCACGGCCCGGCTGTGGTCGTTGGAAGGGAAAATGATCGGAAGCTTTCGGCATGAGGGCGAAGTGTGGGCTGCAGTCTTTTCGCCCGATGGTCGCCGCATCTTGACCGCTTCCGAAGATTCCACCGCGCAGCTTTGGTCCCTCGAGGGCAAGCGTTTGGCAACGTTTCGACACGATGCCGAGCGGGTTTGGAAAGTTGCGTTTTCTCCTGACGGCAACCAGGTGCTCACCGCCTCGTGGGACAACACTGCCCGGTTGTGGTCAACCGACGGCAAATTGATCGTGACGTATCCGCATGAAGGAGGGCTATATTCTGCGCGTTTTTCATTGGATGGCCGTCATATTCTTACCGCTTCGGATGATGTTACCGCCAGGTTGTGGTCAATCACCGGCGACACGCTGATGACGTTTCAACACGAAGGCCCGGTTTACTCTGCCGTTTTCTCGAACGACGGCCGGCAAATAATTACCGCTTCCGCCGACGGCACGGCGCGGCTGTGGCAAACCCCGGCGGGCATCGCCGCGTGGCTGAAGACGGCGGAGGTTCATAGATTGCGCGAATTTGAATAA
- a CDS encoding glycosyltransferase family 2 protein produces MLGTYAIISPVRNEAKYLPRTIAAMVQQQHRPQEWIIVDDGSSDDTVALAQAAAAQHAWIKVVRRSDRGYREPGRGVVEAFNEGLTHLSCKTPDFICKMDGDLEFGPGYFAMLLREFARRPRLGMASGTTYLCGPTGKLIAEKVAPDFVVGPIKLYRRACFEAIGGLEPHLGWDTIDVYRARMHGWETANYPELIVIHLRQMGTAKGIVWGKMKTGMGDYYYGSHPLFVLARCLYRMSEPPYGVIGCAIGWGYLRSLLRREARLADPAFIRYLRADQMARLRALFLPWKRPLRSQQSQLAAQPA; encoded by the coding sequence ATGCTCGGAACCTATGCCATCATCTCGCCGGTGCGCAACGAGGCGAAATATCTGCCGCGCACCATCGCTGCCATGGTGCAGCAGCAGCACCGGCCGCAGGAGTGGATCATCGTCGACGACGGCTCCAGCGATGACACCGTTGCCCTGGCGCAAGCTGCCGCAGCACAGCATGCCTGGATCAAGGTGGTGCGCCGCAGCGACCGCGGCTACCGCGAGCCTGGCCGGGGCGTGGTCGAAGCCTTCAACGAAGGCCTGACGCACTTGTCGTGCAAGACGCCCGACTTCATCTGCAAGATGGACGGTGATCTCGAGTTCGGCCCCGGCTACTTTGCCATGCTGCTGCGCGAATTTGCGCGGCGGCCGCGGCTGGGCATGGCCAGCGGCACCACGTATTTGTGCGGCCCCACCGGCAAGCTGATCGCGGAAAAAGTCGCGCCCGATTTCGTCGTCGGCCCGATCAAGCTCTATCGTCGCGCCTGCTTTGAAGCGATTGGCGGATTGGAGCCGCATCTCGGTTGGGACACGATCGACGTCTACCGCGCCCGCATGCACGGCTGGGAAACGGCGAACTATCCCGAGCTGATCGTCATTCATCTCCGCCAAATGGGCACCGCCAAAGGCATTGTTTGGGGCAAAATGAAAACCGGCATGGGCGATTACTATTACGGCTCGCATCCCTTGTTCGTGCTGGCGCGCTGCCTTTATCGCATGAGCGAGCCGCCCTACGGCGTCATCGGCTGCGCCATCGGCTGGGGCTATCTGCGCTCGCTGCTGCGGCGCGAGGCGCGCCTCGCGGATCCGGCATTCATTCGGTATTTGCGTGCCGATCAGATGGCGCGTTTGCGCGCCCTGTTTCTGCCCTGGAAGCGGCCGCTGCGATCACAGCAATCCCAACTGGCAGCCCAACCGGCGTGA